One genomic segment of Streptomyces sp. TLI_146 includes these proteins:
- a CDS encoding helix-turn-helix domain-containing protein, translating into MTAVLEGEHAQVDLAELMARVRRVTEEVECYQAAAISDARARGMGWEEVGQAAFIAAVTARARWRTPEVARLFQRRRVQQASLGAESTPVVPAARQSVDEVASAKARGTRSLTGALTFLLRHSGLTIKEAAGRSELSASYVSRIMAGERVPTWPAVQALVQVLGGVPLDLYALWEAAQGVTRPSRPPLDEAVENLGAALRGAYLAAGCPPYEHVSALTDGVVDASIVEGALLGRVVPCWETTSALLSALQAPPGDVRGLWDDANYAFLVCLQMPLQDGPGPFSDLPSRPPFSPGPFRA; encoded by the coding sequence GTGACCGCGGTGTTGGAGGGCGAGCACGCCCAGGTGGACTTGGCGGAGCTGATGGCGCGCGTGCGCCGGGTCACCGAGGAGGTGGAGTGCTATCAGGCCGCGGCGATCAGCGATGCGCGGGCCCGCGGGATGGGATGGGAGGAGGTGGGGCAGGCGGCGTTCATCGCTGCGGTCACGGCGCGGGCGCGGTGGCGTACGCCCGAAGTCGCGCGCCTGTTCCAGCGGCGCCGCGTACAGCAGGCAAGCCTGGGCGCGGAGTCGACCCCTGTGGTGCCGGCGGCGCGGCAGAGCGTCGATGAGGTGGCATCGGCCAAGGCCCGCGGCACGCGGAGTCTGACGGGGGCGCTGACCTTCCTGCTGCGTCACTCGGGACTGACGATCAAGGAGGCCGCGGGGCGCAGCGAGCTCTCCGCGTCGTATGTCTCGCGGATCATGGCCGGCGAGCGGGTGCCGACCTGGCCGGCGGTGCAGGCCCTGGTGCAGGTGCTGGGAGGGGTGCCCTTGGACCTGTACGCGCTGTGGGAGGCGGCCCAGGGAGTGACACGGCCTTCACGGCCGCCGCTGGATGAGGCCGTGGAGAATCTGGGGGCCGCGTTGCGCGGCGCCTACCTGGCGGCGGGATGCCCCCCCTACGAGCACGTCAGCGCGCTGACCGACGGGGTCGTGGACGCGAGCATCGTCGAGGGGGCGCTGCTGGGGCGTGTGGTGCCGTGCTGGGAGACCACCAGTGCGCTGCTGAGTGCGCTGCAGGCACCTCCGGGTGATGTGCGGGGGCTGTGGGACGACGCCAACTACGCCTTCCTGGTCTGTCTGCAGATGCCGCTGCAGGACGGTCCTGGCCCGTTCAGTGACCTGCCCTCGCGTCCTCCCTTCAGCCCGGGCCCCTTTCGTGCGTGA
- a CDS encoding ATP-binding protein, with the protein MAHTPHHSNPTAPPTPPHTAPQVGSDLPPCLSRTSETGSHGLELGLSPAVFAAHQFDAIPISVPHSRTFLMRCLTRWRLATLNHTFTDNALLIVSELTTNAVLHTQPPPPPTDHRQFWLALHMQPTAVICAVTDPSPTPPHTPAPDLWAETGRGLHLVTTLATTWGWTPTPPPGKTIWARLALTG; encoded by the coding sequence ATGGCACACACGCCCCACCACTCCAACCCCACCGCCCCGCCCACCCCGCCGCACACCGCCCCCCAGGTTGGCTCGGACCTGCCCCCCTGCCTCAGCCGAACGAGTGAGACAGGATCCCATGGCCTCGAACTGGGCCTGAGCCCCGCCGTGTTCGCCGCACACCAATTCGACGCCATCCCGATCAGCGTCCCCCACTCCCGCACCTTCCTCATGCGCTGCCTCACCCGCTGGCGCCTGGCCACCCTGAACCACACCTTCACCGACAACGCCCTCCTCATCGTCAGCGAACTCACCACCAACGCCGTCCTCCACACCCAGCCACCCCCACCCCCAACCGACCACCGCCAGTTCTGGCTCGCCCTGCACATGCAACCCACCGCAGTCATCTGCGCCGTCACCGACCCCAGCCCCACCCCACCCCACACCCCCGCCCCCGACCTGTGGGCAGAGACCGGACGAGGACTCCACCTCGTCACCACCCTCGCCACCACCTGGGGCTGGACCCCCACCCCGCCCCCCGGCAAAACCATCTGGGCCCGCCTCGCCCTCACCGGCTAA
- a CDS encoding dsDNA nuclease domain-containing protein: MADPIETEAPDDSGSVTVRRFEYQVHISVQAVLEMLAGGTVIHVTCEHIEDVTVARTGDSQCVDGVFWDFQQIKTRDAVEPWTLTDVFRSGPLKSLWRTHETVTGTGLTYQLTAGLEGHLDPADEAVQALSNKLFRLV; encoded by the coding sequence ATGGCTGATCCAATTGAGACCGAAGCACCAGATGACTCAGGGTCGGTCACGGTGCGGCGGTTCGAATATCAGGTACACATCTCCGTGCAAGCAGTCCTGGAGATGCTCGCGGGCGGAACGGTCATCCACGTGACCTGTGAGCACATCGAGGATGTAACCGTCGCCCGCACAGGCGACTCCCAGTGCGTTGACGGTGTGTTCTGGGATTTCCAGCAGATCAAAACGAGGGATGCCGTCGAACCCTGGACGCTCACGGACGTGTTCAGGAGTGGACCTCTCAAGAGCTTGTGGCGCACGCACGAAACAGTAACGGGCACCGGCCTGACCTATCAGCTGACTGCCGGTCTTGAGGGCCATCTCGACCCAGCCGACGAGGCGGTCCAGGCCCTGTCTAACAAGCTATTTCGTTTGGTGTGA
- a CDS encoding DUF397 domain-containing protein codes for MDGIENGVCASSIEGAAWVKSSHSNGDGSCVEVAVLAGGGMAVRNSRFPEGPALVFTAREAEAFVAGAREGEFDFVTG; via the coding sequence GTGGACGGCATCGAGAACGGGGTCTGTGCGAGCAGTATCGAGGGGGCGGCGTGGGTGAAGAGCAGCCACAGCAATGGTGACGGCTCCTGTGTGGAGGTGGCGGTCCTGGCGGGCGGCGGCATGGCTGTGCGTAATTCCCGTTTCCCCGAGGGGCCGGCGTTGGTGTTCACGGCGCGGGAGGCTGAAGCGTTCGTTGCGGGGGCTCGGGAAGGGGAGTTCGATTTCGTGACTGGCTGA
- a CDS encoding SAM-dependent methyltransferase — protein MGGEQRWPVGTDPEVPSVARMYDFLLDGRDNYQADRDACTALLDVVPSMKDLALNNRQFLRRVVHYLAAEQGITQFIDHGSGLPTLDNVHQVAQRIDPAASVVYVDNDPIVLAHGRALLGTNAHTAVLQADMRDTKAIFEHEETRRLIDFEQPVAALFVSVLHCIPDQDDPAALIREVTQRLTPGSFLVICQLTSPNPEVRQYVTDFMDHATQHHWGRVREQHEVRAYFDGLDILDPPGLVEVSTWMPDNELVRRQRTFEWEEWGGVARVPQRGHDS, from the coding sequence ATGGGCGGCGAACAGCGGTGGCCTGTCGGAACCGACCCCGAAGTGCCCAGCGTGGCGCGCATGTACGACTTCCTGCTGGACGGCCGCGACAACTACCAGGCCGACCGCGATGCGTGCACCGCCCTGTTGGACGTGGTTCCCAGCATGAAGGACCTCGCCCTCAACAACCGGCAGTTCCTGCGCCGCGTCGTGCACTACCTCGCCGCCGAGCAGGGCATCACCCAGTTCATCGACCACGGATCGGGCCTGCCCACCCTCGATAACGTCCACCAGGTCGCCCAGCGCATCGACCCGGCGGCCAGCGTGGTCTACGTCGACAACGACCCGATCGTGCTGGCCCACGGCCGGGCCCTGCTCGGCACCAATGCGCACACGGCCGTCCTGCAGGCCGACATGCGGGACACCAAGGCAATCTTCGAACACGAGGAGACCCGCCGGCTCATCGACTTCGAGCAGCCGGTGGCCGCGCTGTTCGTGTCCGTCCTGCACTGCATCCCCGACCAGGACGACCCCGCCGCCCTCATCCGCGAGGTGACCCAACGGCTCACCCCGGGCAGCTTCCTGGTCATCTGCCAGCTCACCAGCCCCAATCCCGAGGTGCGGCAGTACGTCACCGACTTCATGGACCACGCCACCCAGCACCACTGGGGCCGGGTACGCGAACAGCACGAGGTACGGGCCTACTTCGACGGCCTGGACATCCTCGACCCACCCGGACTGGTAGAGGTCTCCACCTGGATGCCCGACAACGAACTCGTCCGGCGCCAGCGCACCTTCGAATGGGAAGAGTGGGGCGGCGTCGCCCGCGTCCCCCAGCGAGGCCACGACAGCTGA
- a CDS encoding helix-turn-helix transcriptional regulator: MPQNIFPLAGMGRALGHPSALKIIAGGKLRQLREACALTPKQVAGRLGFSIPKINKIEHGNLGCNPDDARAFLALYRVHEPRHVEQFLELLEQSQRPEYWKPWRTTVKDFFAPLLALEGAAQRIRIYEPFYVPGLLQTADYAAAVIRAEWPDRPEGEVQKTVELRMARQAQFAAQRELGDAPDLWMAVHEGVFAHSVEDREVLRAQIERVIERAERGEVAIQVAAPQMMVKAPLASNVTYLRFGLADLPDAVYVEQLASADFHQDPEQVEEYLVRLDRLATQIRTPDESVAWLKQQRDRL; encoded by the coding sequence GTGCCACAGAACATCTTTCCGCTGGCGGGGATGGGGCGGGCGCTGGGGCACCCGTCGGCCCTGAAGATCATCGCGGGAGGAAAGCTGCGTCAGCTGCGCGAGGCCTGCGCACTCACCCCCAAGCAGGTGGCCGGGCGGCTGGGCTTCTCCATCCCGAAGATCAACAAGATTGAGCACGGCAACCTGGGCTGCAATCCGGACGACGCCCGGGCGTTTTTGGCGCTGTACCGGGTGCACGAGCCGCGGCATGTGGAGCAGTTCCTGGAGCTGCTGGAGCAGTCGCAGCGGCCCGAATACTGGAAGCCGTGGCGCACCACGGTGAAGGACTTCTTCGCTCCGCTGCTGGCTCTGGAAGGGGCCGCTCAGCGCATCCGTATCTACGAGCCCTTCTACGTACCCGGTCTGTTGCAGACAGCGGACTACGCCGCTGCGGTGATCCGCGCCGAATGGCCGGACCGGCCCGAAGGCGAGGTACAGAAGACTGTCGAGCTGCGCATGGCCCGCCAGGCCCAGTTCGCAGCACAGCGTGAACTGGGTGACGCGCCCGATCTGTGGATGGCGGTGCACGAGGGCGTCTTTGCGCACTCGGTGGAAGACCGCGAGGTGCTGCGTGCCCAGATCGAGCGGGTGATCGAGCGTGCGGAGCGCGGTGAGGTGGCGATCCAGGTAGCTGCGCCACAGATGATGGTGAAAGCGCCGCTCGCCAGCAACGTCACCTACCTGCGGTTCGGGCTCGCTGACCTGCCGGATGCCGTCTATGTCGAGCAGCTGGCCAGTGCGGATTTCCACCAGGACCCCGAGCAGGTCGAGGAGTATCTGGTGCGGCTGGACCGGCTGGCGACGCAGATCAGGACGCCGGACGAGTCCGTTGCCTGGCTCAAGCAGCAGCGCGACCGCCTGTGA
- a CDS encoding IS3 family transposase (programmed frameshift), whose translation MPKPYPQEFREDIVRVARNRGPGVTVEQVAADFGVHAMTLWKWMRRADIDDGTKPGTTSQDNAELREAHRRIKLLEQENEVLRRAAAYLSQAHLPKRIYPLVKELATGGIPITVTCRVLRLARQPYYRWLERPVTDAEFEQATRANALFDAHREDPEFGYRFLADEARSVGSGMADRTAWRICRDNNWWSVFGKKRGRNKKAGPPVHDDRVRRDFTATGPNRLWLADITEHATREGKLYLCAVKDVFSKRIVGYSLDERMRSRLAVTALNNAVARRGHVDGCILHSDRGSQFRSRKFVRALDRHGIVGSIGRVGAAGDNAAMESFFSLLQKNVLDRRSWATREELRIAIVTWIERTYHRRRRQASLGRLTPVEFETVMTPPALQAA comes from the exons GTGCCCAAGCCTTATCCGCAGGAGTTCCGCGAGGACATCGTGCGGGTCGCGAGGAACCGTGGCCCGGGCGTAACGGTCGAGCAGGTGGCCGCCGACTTCGGAGTGCATGCGATGACGCTGTGGAAATGGATGCGTCGCGCGGACATCGACGACGGGACCAAGCCCGGAACGACTAGCCAGGACAACGCGGAACTACGGGAAGCACATCGGCGGATCAAGCTGCTGGAGCAGGAGAACGAGGTCCTGCGCCGGGCTGCGGCCTACCTGTCACAGGCACACCTGCCG AAAAGGATCTACCCGCTCGTGAAAGAGCTGGCCACGGGCGGAATTCCCATCACGGTCACGTGCAGGGTTCTGAGACTTGCCCGCCAGCCCTACTACCGCTGGCTGGAGCGGCCGGTGACCGATGCCGAGTTCGAGCAGGCCACACGCGCGAACGCGTTGTTCGACGCTCACCGCGAGGACCCGGAGTTCGGCTACCGATTCCTGGCCGACGAAGCCCGCAGCGTGGGATCCGGCATGGCCGACCGGACCGCATGGCGGATCTGCCGGGACAACAACTGGTGGAGCGTGTTCGGCAAGAAGCGCGGCAGAAACAAGAAGGCCGGCCCGCCGGTGCACGACGACCGCGTCCGCCGAGACTTCACCGCGACCGGACCGAACCGGTTGTGGCTCGCCGATATCACCGAACACGCCACCCGCGAAGGGAAGTTGTATCTCTGCGCGGTCAAGGACGTCTTCAGTAAGAGGATCGTGGGCTACTCCCTCGATGAGCGGATGAGGTCCCGCCTGGCCGTCACAGCCCTCAACAACGCTGTCGCCCGGCGTGGACACGTCGACGGGTGCATTCTGCACAGCGATCGCGGGTCGCAGTTCCGGTCACGGAAGTTCGTCCGGGCCCTCGACCGGCACGGGATCGTCGGCTCGATAGGAAGGGTCGGGGCGGCAGGCGACAACGCGGCCATGGAGTCCTTCTTCAGCCTGCTGCAGAAGAACGTCCTCGACCGCCGATCGTGGGCCACCCGCGAGGAACTGCGGATCGCAATCGTGACCTGGATCGAGAGGACCTACCACCGGCGCCGCAGACAAGCCTCGCTCGGTCGGCTGACCCCCGTCGAGTTCGAGACCGTCATGACCCCACCGGCCCTCCAGGCCGCGTGA
- a CDS encoding IS5 family transposase (programmed frameshift) has product MVPDGLWELFQRVVPPAPVRPQGGGRRRQHGDREVLAAIVFVATSGCTWNQLPPGFGPSGVTAFRRFTEWSEARVWARLHRLVLDELGAQGELDWSRCAIDSVSVRATKGGKLTGPNPTDRGKNGSKIHMIVDRNGLPISIGISAANLHDSQAFEALVRGIPPIRSRRGPRRRRPDKLHGDKGYDYPHLRRWLRSRGITPRIARRGVESSERLGRHRWVVERSIAWFGGCRRLHRRYERKPEHFLAFTALAATLICHRRLPK; this is encoded by the exons ATGGTGCCGGACGGTTTGTGGGAATTGTTCCAGCGGGTGGTGCCGCCGGCGCCGGTTCGCCCGCAGGGCGGCGGGCGCCGACGCCAGCACGGCGACCGTGAGGTCCTGGCCGCGATCGTCTTCGTGGCCACGTCAGGATGCACATGGAACCAGTTGCCGCCCGGCTTCGGGCCGTCGGGCGTGACCGCGTTCCGGCGGTTCACCGAGTGGTCCGAGGCCCGCGTGTGGGCCAGGCTCCACCGCCTCGTCCTTGACGAACTCGGTGCTCAGGGCGAGCTGGACTGGTCGCGGTGCGCGATCGACTCGGTCAGTGTCCGGGCGACAAAAGGGGGCA AGCTGACGGGACCGAATCCGACCGATCGCGGCAAGAACGGCTCGAAGATCCACATGATCGTCGACCGGAACGGACTGCCGATCTCGATCGGCATCTCCGCGGCCAACCTGCACGACAGCCAGGCCTTCGAGGCCTTGGTCCGTGGCATCCCACCCATCCGATCTCGTCGTGGACCCCGTCGGCGACGGCCGGACAAGCTCCACGGCGACAAGGGATACGACTATCCCCACCTGCGACGATGGTTACGCTCGCGAGGCATCACGCCTCGCATCGCACGCCGGGGTGTGGAGAGTTCTGAACGCCTGGGCCGGCACCGGTGGGTGGTGGAGCGGAGCATCGCCTGGTTTGGCGGATGCCGACGACTCCACCGCCGATACGAGCGCAAGCCCGAACACTTCCTCGCCTTCACCGCCCTCGCCGCCACCCTCATCTGCCACCGCAGGCTCCCCAAATGA
- a CDS encoding NucA/NucB deoxyribonuclease domain-containing protein: MRRLELRPIVIALVAAFALAGSVIAPAQAAPATALSIRSSVSEVTAVQQANVACAAGRSNFSRNESCIVQEAIGYVFNGARLVGLFSFNVTHQMKLNTKSLKWSETIKITDVHLYRDANGIRVGLAATCGGTCTTVNRFPQQRVLGARDISGKVYYTETVAKHQRDTTNASYTLTFTKPGGYSIDQSTYASESFRCDDTFWSRDNTRRTQRAGCVFPAYTPTLMTMKSLKWIATNIRTVQARGGYGRQGSGLPLHREADRTKADANRRAVCGGQAPPAPNLSCDEYPFATTKEGGTALPASSRGIAWVPADEQDAQGGRINAFQKQQRLLDNDAFWVQV, encoded by the coding sequence GTGAGACGCCTTGAGTTACGCCCCATCGTGATCGCCCTAGTAGCGGCGTTCGCCCTGGCCGGGTCAGTGATCGCCCCGGCCCAGGCAGCGCCCGCCACGGCCTTGTCGATCCGAAGCAGTGTCAGTGAAGTCACCGCTGTGCAGCAGGCCAACGTGGCGTGTGCGGCGGGCAGGTCCAACTTCAGCCGGAACGAATCCTGCATCGTGCAGGAAGCGATCGGGTACGTGTTCAACGGCGCACGTCTAGTAGGCCTGTTCTCCTTCAACGTGACGCATCAGATGAAGTTGAACACCAAGTCACTCAAGTGGTCGGAGACCATCAAGATCACTGACGTCCACCTGTACAGGGATGCAAACGGCATCCGTGTGGGACTCGCGGCGACCTGTGGCGGGACATGCACAACCGTCAACAGATTCCCGCAGCAGCGTGTCCTGGGAGCCCGGGACATCTCCGGCAAGGTCTACTACACGGAGACGGTGGCCAAGCACCAGCGGGACACAACGAACGCGAGCTACACTCTGACCTTCACCAAGCCCGGTGGATACTCCATAGACCAGAGCACCTACGCATCGGAGTCCTTCCGCTGTGACGATACGTTCTGGAGCCGGGACAACACCCGCCGGACCCAGCGAGCCGGCTGCGTCTTCCCTGCGTACACACCGACGCTGATGACGATGAAGAGCCTGAAGTGGATCGCGACGAACATCCGTACCGTCCAGGCCAGGGGAGGTTACGGGAGGCAAGGTTCCGGCCTTCCGCTGCATCGGGAGGCCGACCGCACGAAGGCCGACGCCAACCGGCGAGCGGTCTGCGGCGGTCAGGCCCCGCCGGCCCCGAACCTGTCATGCGACGAGTATCCCTTCGCCACCACCAAGGAAGGCGGCACAGCTCTGCCGGCCAGCAGTCGGGGGATCGCCTGGGTGCCCGCCGATGAACAGGACGCTCAGGGCGGCCGCATCAACGCGTTCCAGAAGCAGCAGCGTCTTTTGGACAATGACGCCTTCTGGGTGCAAGTCTGA
- a CDS encoding HNH endonuclease family protein: MRFTRTCLAVTTLTALAALLSPAAAADAAPGRAAAPGDTVTLAVRDALASLPVQDEDRAGYVRTKFRHWVDADKDGCNTRQEVLKAEALEAPVQGPQCALSGGSWYSPYDDVYFTDARQLDIDHLVPLAEAWDSGASAWSAQEREAYANDLGDDRALIAVSAKSNRSKADQDPSTWLPPFAGYRCQYASDWVADKVRWGLTVDPSEQAALSETLTRCPEEQISVTRAR, encoded by the coding sequence ATGCGTTTCACCAGGACCTGCCTTGCCGTCACCACCCTGACCGCGCTCGCCGCTCTGCTCAGCCCGGCCGCCGCCGCTGACGCTGCCCCTGGCCGGGCCGCTGCGCCCGGTGACACGGTCACCCTCGCCGTGCGGGATGCTCTGGCCTCGCTGCCGGTCCAGGACGAGGACCGGGCCGGTTACGTGCGTACGAAGTTCCGGCACTGGGTGGATGCGGACAAGGACGGCTGCAACACCCGCCAGGAAGTCCTCAAAGCCGAAGCCCTCGAAGCTCCCGTGCAGGGCCCCCAATGTGCTCTGAGCGGGGGATCCTGGTACTCGCCCTACGACGACGTCTACTTCACCGATGCCCGCCAGCTCGACATCGACCACCTGGTCCCGCTGGCCGAGGCCTGGGATTCGGGCGCCTCCGCCTGGAGTGCGCAGGAGCGCGAGGCCTACGCCAACGACCTCGGCGACGACCGTGCTCTGATCGCGGTGTCGGCCAAGTCGAACCGCAGCAAAGCAGACCAGGATCCTTCCACGTGGCTGCCGCCGTTCGCGGGCTACCGCTGCCAGTACGCCAGTGACTGGGTGGCCGACAAGGTCCGCTGGGGACTGACCGTCGACCCCAGCGAACAAGCCGCTCTGAGTGAGACGCTGACGCGTTGTCCAGAGGAGCAGATCAGCGTCACCCGCGCCCGCTGA
- a CDS encoding GNAT family N-acetyltransferase, with the protein MDTYLETGRMTLRRFSEADVDDLAALHGHPDVMRHIDNGRPLPRAVVVQQQLPRILREYDDLPSGQGCFVAAEKSSGKFLGWLSLRPAASVGLNGGTELGYRMLPSVWGLGYATEGARALVHHAFAELEADLIVATTMTVNAASRRVMEKAGLSLIRTFFEEWPEYIDGAEHGDVEYAITRETWAQQRDQQSSPEPIHRS; encoded by the coding sequence GTGGACACCTACTTGGAAACAGGTCGCATGACGCTTCGCCGCTTCAGCGAGGCAGACGTCGACGACTTGGCCGCCTTGCACGGTCACCCCGACGTCATGCGGCACATCGACAACGGCCGTCCCTTGCCCAGGGCAGTCGTCGTGCAGCAGCAGCTCCCGCGCATCCTGCGCGAGTACGACGATCTCCCGAGCGGACAGGGCTGCTTCGTTGCGGCGGAGAAGTCGTCCGGGAAATTCCTCGGGTGGCTCTCACTGCGACCCGCGGCGAGCGTCGGCCTGAACGGCGGAACGGAGCTGGGCTACCGCATGCTTCCCTCCGTCTGGGGCCTGGGCTATGCCACCGAAGGCGCGCGGGCACTGGTGCATCACGCGTTCGCCGAGCTGGAGGCGGACCTGATCGTGGCCACCACGATGACGGTCAACGCCGCCTCCCGGCGCGTCATGGAAAAGGCGGGGTTGTCCTTGATCCGCACATTCTTCGAGGAATGGCCGGAATACATCGACGGGGCTGAGCACGGTGATGTGGAGTACGCGATCACCCGCGAGACCTGGGCTCAGCAGCGCGACCAGCAGTCATCACCAGAGCCGATCCACAGGTCTTGA
- a CDS encoding IS5 family transposase (programmed frameshift), which translates to MGKRQSRPWIVSDELWSLIKPLLPEPPPKQVEGRPRVPDRQALCGILFVLHTGIQWEYLPQELGFGSGMTCWRRLAAWNEAGVWDQLHQLLLNKLRSKNQLDWSRAVIDSSHVRAARKGPKSGPSLVDRARPGSKHHILTDGQGIPLAVSLTGGNRNDVTQMLPLLDKIPSVAGVVGRPRKRPDKLFADRGYDHDKYRRLLWQRGIRPVIAERGQPHGTGLGTFRWVVERTISWLHGFRRLRIRRERRDDIHEAFLGLAVCLITHRHVQRLC; encoded by the exons ATGGGGAAGCGTCAGTCGCGGCCGTGGATCGTGTCGGACGAACTGTGGTCGCTGATCAAGCCGTTGCTGCCCGAGCCGCCGCCGAAGCAAGTGGAAGGGCGGCCGCGAGTGCCCGACCGTCAGGCTCTGTGCGGCATTCTGTTCGTCCTGCACACCGGCATCCAGTGGGAGTATCTGCCGCAGGAGCTCGGCTTTGGCTCGGGCATGACCTGCTGGCGTCGCCTTGCGGCCTGGAACGAGGCCGGCGTCTGGGATCAGCTCCACCAGCTGCTGCTGAACAAGCTGCGGTCGAAGAACCAGCTCGACTGGTCCCGGGCGGTGATCGACTCCTCCCACGTCCGGGCCGCACGCA AGGGGCCCAAAAGCGGCCCCAGCCTGGTCGACCGCGCACGCCCGGGCAGCAAACACCACATCCTCACCGACGGCCAGGGCATCCCGCTCGCGGTGTCGCTGACCGGCGGCAACCGCAACGACGTCACCCAGATGCTGCCGCTGCTGGACAAGATCCCATCAGTCGCGGGAGTCGTCGGCCGGCCGCGCAAGCGCCCCGACAAGCTCTTCGCGGACCGCGGCTACGACCACGACAAGTACCGGCGGCTTCTGTGGCAGCGTGGGATCCGGCCGGTGATCGCCGAGCGGGGCCAGCCGCACGGCACCGGCCTGGGCACGTTCCGCTGGGTCGTCGAGCGGACGATCTCCTGGCTGCATGGGTTCCGCCGCCTGCGGATCCGGCGGGAACGACGCGACGACATCCACGAGGCCTTCCTCGGCCTCGCTGTCTGCCTGATCACCCACCGGCACGTCCAGAGGCTTTGTTAG
- a CDS encoding IS481 family transposase encodes MSHRNARLTLHGRRLLVQRVDSGRPVAHLAAEMGISRATAHKWVNQRRAEGEEGLHDRSSRPWTTPRRTPPALEDEVCRLRQDRKLGPARIGPILGLPASTVHRVLVRHGLNRLAWLDRPTGEPIRRYERDRPGEVVHVDIKKLGNIPDGGGHRIMDRREAMDNKLATTGRRKNCKPVIGYSYIHSAVDDHSRLAYSEVLTDERQETAVAFWQRAHTFFTRHGITVERVLTDNGSCYKSKLFAQSLATAGITHKRIRPYRPQTNGKVERFNRTLLDEWAYLKPYTSNTERTQALADFLHTYNHHRCHTALNGQPPITRINNATRQYT; translated from the coding sequence GTGTCCCACCGTAACGCCCGGCTGACCCTTCACGGCAGACGACTGCTGGTTCAACGTGTCGATTCGGGCCGTCCCGTCGCGCACTTGGCCGCCGAAATGGGCATCTCGCGGGCCACCGCCCACAAGTGGGTGAACCAACGGCGGGCGGAGGGCGAGGAAGGGCTGCACGACCGGTCCAGCCGGCCCTGGACCACCCCCCGCCGCACTCCGCCCGCCCTCGAGGACGAGGTGTGCCGACTGCGGCAGGACCGCAAACTCGGCCCGGCACGGATCGGGCCGATCCTCGGCCTTCCCGCCTCGACCGTCCACCGGGTGCTGGTCCGGCACGGCCTGAACCGCCTGGCCTGGCTGGACCGGCCGACCGGCGAGCCGATCCGGCGCTACGAACGCGACCGGCCGGGCGAAGTCGTCCACGTCGACATCAAGAAACTCGGCAACATCCCCGACGGCGGCGGCCACCGGATCATGGACCGACGTGAGGCGATGGACAACAAACTCGCCACCACCGGCCGGCGAAAGAACTGCAAGCCGGTGATCGGCTACAGCTACATCCACTCCGCGGTCGACGACCACTCCCGCCTCGCCTACAGCGAAGTCCTGACGGACGAACGCCAAGAAACCGCCGTTGCCTTCTGGCAGCGGGCCCACACGTTCTTCACCCGTCACGGCATCACCGTCGAACGGGTCCTGACCGACAACGGCTCCTGCTACAAGTCCAAGCTCTTCGCCCAGAGCCTGGCCACGGCGGGCATCACCCACAAGCGCATCCGCCCCTACCGCCCGCAGACCAACGGGAAGGTCGAACGCTTCAACCGCACCCTGCTCGATGAATGGGCCTACCTCAAGCCCTACACCAGCAACACCGAACGCACCCAAGCCCTGGCAGACTTCCTCCACACCTACAACCACCACCGATGCCACACCGCACTCAACGGCCAACCACCCATCACCCGCATCAACAACGCTACGCGGCAATACACCTAG